From a single Eleginops maclovinus isolate JMC-PN-2008 ecotype Puerto Natales chromosome 2, JC_Emac_rtc_rv5, whole genome shotgun sequence genomic region:
- the acanb gene encoding LOW QUALITY PROTEIN: aggrecan core protein (The sequence of the model RefSeq protein was modified relative to this genomic sequence to represent the inferred CDS: deleted 2 bases in 2 codons), producing MTPLLLLCVSLPLISGTVLLELENHDDMDGTLRVSIPMEMPLHPLLGSKVVVPCYFQDNTVNDPGAPTVAPLSHRIKWSYVTKKKVTTILVASEGKVQVETEYLDRVTMINYPLVPTDATMEITELRSKDSGTYRCEVMHGIEDNYDSVDIQVQGIVFHYRAITTRYTMTFEKAKAACLQNSATIATPAQLQAAYDDGYHQCDAGWLSDQTVRYPIREPREHCFGDKEEFPGVRTYGVRDVNETYDVYCFAEKLSGRVFYSMSVEKFSFYEAGDQCAKLGSRLATTGELYLAWKDGMDVCNAGWLADRSVRYPINIARPQCGGGLLGVRTVYLFPNQTGYPYPDSRYDAVCFQAGQDANAVPVRTTPFPDIIHMTITPDVHPDFTNSPGEEEGKTGGFDILFPVPIPPSMTDVDTAMAPTGVVFHYRPITGRYTLNYAEAQQACQGVGAVIASSQQLQAAFEKGLHQCDAGWLRDQTVRYPIVSPRDNCAGNLLHIPGVRSYGLRPASEQYDVFCYMDRLKGEVFFTSDYDSFSYEEAVQHCQKINTTLATTGQLFAAWNQGLDKCRPGWLLDRSVRFPITTPRSSCGGGQVGVHMIYAYPNQTGFPDEHSRYDAYCFKAEIPVGHVDNETSIDILTVEVINKTIVKVDHLAPTVETTVLYNETETRVNITEIEELINKTTITTQQVAPTVPELSGSGSAEHSISRKIPEGSSTSGSSGDASGSGQVLFSGHPDVFSGGESTSGGLQETEGGSAVLVTSGEVGSGSGSGFDGEHSGFKVSGSGFTSGSGDISGSSGDSMIIMVDGNMKEVWPTHQKSTAQELGQGGIDASGVESSSSGSGSMSGSGSGGISGVSFIEHSGIDLTVQQSGEQEVSGYHPFGSGFHSGFPSGVSGSGSASGVFSHRRGDGIYFPGNEMTEISREGSGFGSGRPREFTFDHGVPHEFSSQTTPSEGITSTDQSEQDRVTTVYAVTPDAAYTSPTTAPSVSFKPPSEMEQPEVVEDPCDPNPCGSGSCSVQAELAVCQCPTGFSGADCSTPVQGCAEGWLEFMGSCYLHFAERNTWSEAEQRCQEVNAHLVSIGSQNEQQFVNSHGQDYQWIGLNDKDVQNQFRWTDGSPLSFENWRPNQPDNYFNSEEDCVVMIWHEGGQWNDVPCNYHLPFTCKTGPAMCGFPPEVEQGRPMGSSRERYPVDSIVRYQCDAGHTQRHLPVIRCLPDGQWEQPQVECTVAGSNSNRLHKRSLRRRSKGVRSSQEQRKLL from the exons ATGACCCCCCTgcttctgctgtgtgtgtccttgcCCCTCATCTCGGGAACGGTACTATTAGAGCTTGAAAACCATGACG ACATGGACGGCACCCTGCGTGTCAGCATCCCCATGGAGATGCCTCTGCATCCTCTGCTGGGCAGCAAGGTAGTGGTACCGTGTTACTTCCAGGACAACACAGTGAATGACCCCGGGGCCCCGACCGTGGCCCCGCTCTCCCACCGCATCAAATGGAGCTACGTCACCAAG AAAAAGGTCACCACGATCCTGGTGGCGTCTGAGGGAAAAGTCCAGGTGGAGACGGAGTATCTGGACAGAGTGACGATGATCAACTACCCGCTGGTGCCCACGGACGCCACCATGGAGATCACAGAGCTGAGGTCCAAGGACTCGGGCACCTACCGCTGCGAGGTGATGCACGGCATCGAGGATAACTACGACTCCGTGGACATTCAGGTTCAGG GTATTGTGTTCCACTACCGTGCCATCACCACCCGCTACACCATGACATTCGAGAAGGCGAAGGCTGCCTGCCTCCAGAACAGCGCTACCATCGCCACC CCCGCCCAGCTGCAGGCTGCTTACGATGACGGATACCACCAGTGTGATGCCGGATGGCTCTCTGATCAGACTGTCAG GTATCCAATCCGTGAGCCCAGAGAGCATTGCTTTGGAGACAAGGAGGAGTTCCCAGGTGTGAGAACCTATGGCGTGAGAGATGTCAACGAGACCTACGACGTGTACTGTTTTGCTGAGAAGCTTTCAG GCAGGGTCTTCTACTCCATGTCTGTGGAGAAGTTTAGTTTCTACGAGGCGGGAGATCAGTGTGCCAAACTGGGCTCTCGGCTCGCCACCACCGGAGAGCTTTACCTGGCCTGGAAGGACGGCATGGACGTGTGTAACGCCGGCTGGCTGGCAGACAGGAGTGTGCGTTACCCCATCAACATCGCCAGGCCTCAGTGTGGAGGGGGGCTCTTGGGAGTGAGAACCGTCTACCTGTTCCCCAACCAGACAGGATACCCATACCCAGACTCCCGCTACGATGCCGTCTGCTTCCAAG CTGGCCAGGATGCCAATGCCGTTCCCGTaagaaccacccctttcccaGACATTATCCATATGACAATCACCCCTGATGTGCACCCAGACTTCACCAACTCACCGGGTGAAGAGGAAGGCAAGACTGGAGGATTCGACATCTTGTTCCCAGTACCCATCCCGCCAAGTATGACAGATGTGGATACTGCTATGGCTCCAACAG GTGTGGTGTTCCACTACAGACCCATCACCGGTCGGTACACCCTGAACTACGCGGAGGCTCAGCAGGCCTGTCAGGGTGTCGGTGCGGTCATCGCCAGCAGCCAGCAGCTGCAGGCAGCCTTCGAGAAAGGTCTGCACCAATGTGACGCCGGCTGGCTGCGCGACCAGACTGTCAG GTACCCCATCGTGTCACCCAGAGATAACTGTGCTGGTAATCTGCTTCACATCCCTGGGGTCAGATCCTACGGCCTGAGACCAGCAAGTGAACAATACGATGTGTTCTGTTATATGGACCGTCTGAAAG gTGAGGTCTTCTTCACCAGCGACTACGACAGCTTCTCGTATGAGGAGGCTGTGCAGCACTGTCAGAAGATCAACACCACGCTGGCCACCACCGGACAGCTGTTTGCTGCCTGGAACCAGGGGCTCGACAAGTGCCGTCCAGGCTGGTTGTTGGACCGCAGCGTCCGGTTCCCCATCACAACCCCCAGGTCCAGTTGTGGAGGAGGTCAGGTGGGCGTCCACATGATCTACGCCTACCCCAACCAGACAGGATTCCCTGATGAGCACTCACGCTACGATGCCTATTGTTTCAAAG CTGAAATTCCAGTGGGTCACGTTGACAATGAGACCAGTATTGATATCCTGACGGTGGAGGTGATAAACAAGACCATAGTCAAAGTGGATCACTTGGCTCCCACAG TTGAAACAACTGTACTCTACAATGAAACTGAAACCAGAGTAAACATTACCGAAATAGAGGAGCTTATCAACAAGACAACCATCACAACTCAACAAGTTGCTCCCACTG TCCCTGAATTGTCCGGCTCTGGATCAGCTGAGCATTCAATCAGCAGGAAGATCCCAGAGGGTTCCAGCACCTCTGGGTCCAGCGGTGACGCCTCCGGCTCAGGACAGGTCCTCTTCAGCGGACACCCTGACGTCTTCTCTGGGGGTGAATCCACCTCTGGAGGTCTGCAGGAGACAGAAGGGGGAAGTGCTGTCTTGGTCACATCGGGAGAAGTTGGTAGTGGATCTGGGAGCGGGTTCGACGGAGAGCACTCCGGTTTCAAGGTATCTGGATCAGGTTTTACCAGCGGAAGTGGGGACATTAGTGGTAGCAGTGGAGACTCAATGATCATCATGGTGGATGGGAATATGAAGGAGGTGTGGCCAACTCACCAAAAATCCACTGCGCAGGAGTTGGGCCAGGGAGGCATTGATGCCAGTGGGGTGGAGTCCAGCTCCTCTGGATCTGGAAGCATGTCCGGGTCAGGCTCCGGTGGAATTTCTGGCGTCTCATTCATTGAACACAGCGGCATTGACCTGACAGTCCAGCAGTCCGGTGAGCAGGAGGTGTCTGGATATCATCCCTTTGGATCCGGGTTCCACAGCGGCTTTCCATCTGGTGTCTCAGGCAGCGGCTCTGCCTCCGGAGTCTTTAGCCACCGTCGAGGGGATGGCATCTACTTCCCGGGCAATGAAATGACGGAGATAAGCAGGGAAGGAAGTGGGTTTGGGTCAGGGAGACCTCGTGAATTCACTTTCGACCATGGTGTCCCTCATGAATTCTCATCTCAGACTACACCCTCTGAGGGCATTACCAgtactgaccaatcagaacaagATAGAGTCACTACAGTCTATGCAGTGACTCCAGACGCAGCCTACACCAGCCCGACCACAGCACCGTCAGTGTCATTCAAACCTCCTTCTGAAATGGAGCAGCCAGAAGTAGTGGAAG ACCCCTGTGATCCAAACCCCTGCGGTTCAGGATCCTGCTCTGTACAGGCAGAGCTGGCTGTGTGTCAGTGTCCTACTGGTTTCTCTGGGGCAGACTGCTCGACAC ctgtgcaGGGCTGTGCAGAGGGCTGGCTGGAGTTCATGGGCAGCTGTTACCTCCACTTTGCTGAGAGAAACACCTGGTCTGAGGCCGAGCAACGCTGTCAGGAGGTCAACGCCCACCTGGTCAGCATCGGCTCCCAGAACGAGCAGCAGTTTGTCAACT CCCATGGCCAGGACTACCAGTGGATTGGACTGAATGACAAAGATGTGCAGAATCAGTTCCGCTGGACAGACGGCAGTCCTCTT TCTTTTGAGAACTGGAGGCCCAACCAGCCAGATAACTACTTCAACTCTGAGGAGGACTGCGTGGTGATGATCTGGCACGAGGGTGGACAGTGGAACGACGTGCCCTGCAACTACCACCTCCCCTTCACCTGCAAGACTGGACCGG CCATGTGTGGATTCCCTCCTGAGGTGGAGCAAGGCCGGCCGATGGGCAGCAGCAGAGAGCGATACCCCGTCGACTCTATAGTCCGCTACCAGTGTGACGCAGGCCACACACAGCGCCACCTGCCGGTCATTCGCTGCCTGCCAGACGGACAGTGGGAGCAGCCACAAGTGGAATGTACAGTAG CCGGCTCCAACAGCAACAGGCTACACAAAAGATCCCTCAGAAGGAGAAGTAAAGGCGTCAGGAGCAGTCAGGAACAGAGGAAGCTGCTCTGA